One window from the genome of Gloeocapsa sp. PCC 73106 encodes:
- the ltrA gene encoding group II intron reverse transcriptase/maturase, whose amino-acid sequence MNVKYEWKEWNEIDWKTVEIAIFKLQKRIFRASQEGNVKLVHRLQRLLTNSYYGKLWAIRKVTQDNQGKKTAGIDGVKSLTPRKRLEMVEKIRLESKSKPTRRVWIPKPNGEKRPLGIPTIYERVKQCLVKLALEPEWESRFEENSYGFRPGRSCHDAIRAIFNQIRYKPKYVLDADISKCFDKINQEKLLAKVNTYPKLRSQVRAWLKSGVIDKKNWYPTNEGTPQGGVVSPLLANIALHGMELEIKKHARTWKGSERSLSLIRYADDFVILHESLEVVLKCKEIIEKWLKDIGLEVKPSKTKISHTLIENEGNVGFDFLGFTIRQFPVGKHQSGKNTKRKILGFKTIIKPSKQKIKTHIKKLGEMIRAHKSAPQVALIKKLNPIIKGWSNYYSSVCSKEEFSYCDHILYQQLKRWAERRHPMKSKTWVTSKYWHKEGKRNWVFGVIYRESNNFFGLIEHNKTPIIRHVKVKSDASPFNGDLTYWSSRMGKHPKVSTKVATLLKRQKGKCAHCGLVFRDEDLLEVDHITPKSKGGKNKYENLQLLHRHCHDIKTAVDL is encoded by the coding sequence ATGAACGTAAAGTATGAATGGAAAGAATGGAACGAAATCGACTGGAAAACAGTCGAAATCGCCATCTTCAAGCTCCAAAAACGAATATTTCGAGCAAGTCAAGAAGGCAATGTCAAATTAGTCCACAGATTACAACGACTACTTACTAACTCATATTACGGAAAGCTCTGGGCGATTCGTAAGGTAACCCAAGATAACCAAGGAAAGAAAACAGCAGGAATAGATGGGGTCAAATCCCTCACACCTAGGAAACGCCTTGAAATGGTTGAAAAAATCAGACTAGAAAGCAAAAGTAAACCAACCCGTAGGGTATGGATACCAAAGCCAAATGGTGAAAAACGACCCTTGGGAATACCTACCATATATGAGCGTGTCAAACAATGTCTAGTAAAGTTAGCCCTCGAGCCCGAATGGGAGTCACGTTTTGAGGAAAACAGTTACGGGTTTCGACCGGGTAGAAGCTGTCACGACGCCATAAGAGCAATATTTAACCAAATTAGATATAAGCCCAAATATGTGCTAGATGCAGACATATCCAAATGTTTTGACAAGATAAACCAAGAAAAACTCTTAGCCAAAGTCAATACATATCCAAAACTTAGAAGTCAAGTAAGAGCTTGGCTCAAGAGCGGAGTAATTGACAAAAAGAACTGGTATCCAACTAATGAAGGCACACCACAGGGAGGAGTAGTATCACCTCTATTAGCAAATATAGCTCTTCATGGGATGGAACTAGAGATTAAGAAACACGCTAGAACTTGGAAAGGGAGTGAACGTTCGTTAAGCCTAATAAGGTATGCGGATGACTTCGTGATTCTTCACGAGTCCCTTGAAGTAGTTCTAAAGTGTAAAGAAATAATTGAAAAATGGTTAAAAGACATTGGTCTGGAAGTAAAACCTAGTAAAACCAAAATATCTCATACTCTAATAGAGAACGAAGGTAACGTAGGTTTTGACTTCCTAGGGTTCACCATCAGACAGTTTCCAGTAGGAAAACATCAAAGTGGTAAGAATACCAAAAGGAAAATATTAGGTTTCAAAACAATCATAAAACCCTCAAAACAAAAAATCAAGACGCACATCAAGAAACTTGGTGAAATGATAAGAGCTCATAAGTCAGCACCACAAGTAGCCTTAATCAAGAAATTAAATCCAATAATTAAAGGGTGGTCAAACTACTATAGCTCAGTCTGCAGTAAAGAAGAATTTTCTTACTGTGACCATATACTCTACCAACAACTTAAAAGATGGGCAGAAAGACGACATCCCATGAAGTCAAAAACATGGGTAACTAGCAAATACTGGCATAAAGAAGGTAAAAGGAATTGGGTTTTTGGAGTCATATACAGAGAGAGTAATAATTTCTTTGGACTCATAGAGCACAATAAAACCCCTATTATAAGACACGTAAAAGTCAAGAGTGATGCAAGTCCATTTAATGGGGACCTCACTTATTGGAGTAGTCGAATGGGTAAACATCCCAAAGTCTCAACCAAAGTGGCAACACTCCTAAAGAGACAGAAAGGAAAATGTGCCCATTGTGGATTAGTTTTCCGAGATGAAGACTTACTAGAGGTAGACCATATTACCCCCAAATCAAAAGGTGGCAAAAACAAATATGAGAACCTTCAATTGCTTCATAGACATTGCCACGACATTAAGACAGCAGTGGACTTATAG
- a CDS encoding glycogen/starch/alpha-glucan phosphorylase — protein sequence MELPGELSTVKGINLSSTHGNLSSRSILLVNQDNDYQASVKVEDDRTGMSPETLSRAFADNLFYLQGTDKAVATAYDYYMALSYTVRDRLLHRFIKSLRTYQEENVKVVCYFSAEFLMGRHLGNNLVNLGIYDQMREVIANSQLSFELEDLLEQEPDPGLGNGGLGRLAACFLDSLASLGYPAIGYGIRYEFGIFHQIIKDGCQVEIPDNWLRFGNPWEIARPDESVEIKLGGHTETYHDQKGKKRVTWIADRSVVAIPHDTPVPGYKTNTVNPLRLWKAEASEAFNFEAFSSGNYDQAVAEKMNAETISKVLYPNDNTPAGRELRLAQQYFFVSASLQDLIRLHLGKNPNLDNFYERFAIQLNDTHPAVSIAEMMRLLVDEHGYEWDKAWLITQKTFAYTNHTLMPEALERWSVSLFSKLLPRHLEIIYQINYYFLKDVQTWFPDDEELLSRLSLIEEGPEKKVRMAHLACVGSNSINGVAALHTELLKKDTLRDFASLWPEKFYNKTNGVTPRRWILLSNPQLAQLFTEKVGEGWLKDLDQVREIEQYAEDRSFQDQWRHIKQENKLRLAGYILKLTDIEVNLDSLFDVQVKRIHEYKRQHLAVLHIITLYNRIKQNPNINIVPRTFIFGGKAAPGYFMAKLIIKLINSVAEVVNKDPDVKGRLKVVFLPNFNVSLAERIYPAAELSEQISTAGKEASGTGNMKFAMNGSLTIGTLDGANIEIREEVGPENFFLFGLTAEEVYALKRDGYKPMKYYHNNSELKQVIDRIASGDFSRGDRALFEPIIHCLLDQDQWMLLADYQAYIDSQDQVSQAYQDQEKWTSMSILNSARMGKFSSDRTIREYCTEIWKVNPVEINIPEYIQNRSGLI from the coding sequence ATGGAATTACCAGGAGAACTCTCAACGGTTAAGGGTATCAATCTCAGCTCAACTCACGGCAACTTAAGCTCCAGGAGTATTTTACTAGTGAATCAAGACAACGATTATCAAGCCAGCGTTAAAGTAGAAGACGATCGCACCGGAATGAGTCCAGAGACTCTAAGCCGAGCTTTTGCGGATAATCTTTTTTATCTCCAAGGTACCGACAAAGCCGTAGCGACAGCGTATGACTATTATATGGCACTGTCTTATACCGTCAGAGACAGACTATTGCACCGCTTTATCAAAAGTCTTCGCACTTACCAGGAAGAAAATGTCAAAGTTGTATGCTATTTTTCCGCTGAATTCTTGATGGGAAGACACCTGGGGAATAATCTAGTTAACCTGGGTATATACGATCAAATGCGTGAGGTTATTGCCAACTCTCAACTCAGTTTTGAATTAGAAGACTTGCTGGAACAAGAACCCGATCCCGGCTTAGGAAATGGTGGTTTAGGACGATTAGCCGCTTGTTTTCTTGACTCTTTAGCCAGTTTGGGATATCCCGCGATCGGTTATGGTATTCGCTACGAATTCGGGATCTTTCACCAAATTATTAAAGATGGCTGTCAAGTAGAAATACCTGACAACTGGTTAAGATTCGGTAACCCATGGGAAATAGCGCGACCAGATGAAAGCGTAGAGATTAAACTGGGGGGACATACCGAAACTTATCACGATCAAAAAGGCAAAAAACGCGTTACTTGGATTGCCGATCGCAGCGTAGTCGCCATTCCTCACGACACCCCTGTACCCGGATATAAAACCAATACGGTTAACCCATTGCGTCTGTGGAAAGCTGAAGCTTCAGAAGCTTTTAACTTTGAAGCCTTTAGCTCTGGTAATTATGACCAAGCGGTAGCGGAAAAAATGAACGCTGAAACCATCTCCAAAGTACTCTATCCCAACGATAATACCCCAGCGGGCAGGGAACTGCGTCTAGCGCAACAGTACTTTTTTGTTTCTGCATCCCTACAAGATCTCATCCGTCTACACCTGGGCAAAAACCCCAACCTAGATAACTTCTACGAAAGATTCGCGATCCAACTCAACGATACTCACCCCGCTGTATCCATCGCCGAGATGATGCGACTGTTAGTAGACGAACACGGTTATGAATGGGACAAAGCCTGGTTGATTACTCAAAAGACCTTTGCTTACACTAACCATACTCTCATGCCCGAGGCACTAGAACGTTGGTCTGTGAGTTTATTTAGCAAGCTTTTACCCAGACATCTAGAAATCATCTATCAGATTAACTACTATTTCTTGAAAGATGTTCAGACTTGGTTCCCCGATGATGAGGAATTACTCTCCCGACTATCTCTAATCGAAGAAGGTCCAGAGAAAAAAGTACGGATGGCTCATTTAGCTTGTGTTGGTAGTAATTCTATCAACGGCGTGGCTGCTTTACACACAGAATTGCTCAAAAAAGATACACTGCGTGACTTTGCTAGTCTTTGGCCAGAAAAATTCTACAATAAAACCAATGGCGTAACGCCGCGTCGCTGGATTTTACTGTCTAACCCCCAATTAGCGCAACTATTCACTGAAAAAGTAGGTGAAGGATGGCTAAAAGATCTCGACCAAGTGCGGGAAATCGAACAATACGCGGAAGACCGCAGCTTCCAAGACCAATGGCGTCACATCAAGCAGGAGAATAAACTTCGTTTAGCGGGTTATATTCTCAAGCTGACTGATATTGAGGTCAATCTTGACTCTCTGTTCGATGTTCAAGTCAAACGTATCCACGAGTACAAACGCCAACATCTAGCCGTACTGCACATCATTACTCTCTATAACCGCATTAAACAGAATCCCAACATAAACATCGTACCTCGTACCTTTATCTTCGGGGGTAAGGCCGCACCTGGGTACTTTATGGCGAAATTAATCATCAAACTGATTAATTCTGTGGCTGAAGTGGTTAATAAAGATCCCGATGTCAAAGGACGTTTGAAGGTCGTTTTTCTACCTAACTTTAACGTGTCCCTCGCCGAACGCATTTATCCTGCAGCTGAACTCTCAGAACAGATTTCTACCGCGGGTAAAGAAGCTTCTGGTACCGGTAATATGAAGTTTGCCATGAATGGTTCTTTAACGATTGGTACCCTCGATGGCGCTAATATCGAAATTCGCGAAGAGGTAGGTCCAGAAAATTTCTTCCTGTTTGGCTTGACCGCAGAAGAAGTATATGCTCTCAAACGCGACGGTTACAAACCCATGAAATACTATCACAATAACTCTGAATTGAAACAAGTGATCGATCGCATCGCCAGCGGTGATTTTTCTCGAGGCGATCGCGCTTTGTTTGAGCCAATTATCCACTGTCTGTTAGATCAGGATCAATGGATGCTTTTAGCGGACTATCAAGCTTATATTGACTCTCAAGATCAAGTCAGTCAAGCTTATCAAGATCAAGAAAAATGGACGAGTATGTCTATCCTCAATAGCGCCCGTATGGGTAAATTTTCCTCTGATCGCACGATCCGGGAATATTGCACCGAAATTTGGAAGGTCAATCCCGTAGAGATTAACATCCCTGAGTATATTCAAAATCGCTCCGGTCTAATCTAA
- a CDS encoding protochlorophyllide reductase, whose protein sequence is MEQSQQSTVIITGASSGVGLYAAKALAQTGKWHVIMACRNFLKTEKAAQAVGMSKDNYTIIHLDLASLDSVGQFVNHFRATGRSLDALLCNAAIYMPLLKKPLRNADGYELSVATNHLGHFLLCNLLLEDLQKSTHGEPRLVILGTVTHNPDELGGKIPPRPDLGELKGMEEGFTEPHSMIDGKKFEPVKAYKDSKVCNVLTMLELHRRYHEQTGIVFSSLYPGCVATTALFRDHYPLFQFLFPKFQKYITGGFVSEELAGQRVADVVSDPKYNQSGVYWSWGNRQKKDRESFMQKVSPEARDEAKAERLWELSAKLVGLETANKNLPVYS, encoded by the coding sequence ATGGAACAATCTCAACAGTCAACCGTAATTATTACCGGCGCTTCTTCAGGAGTCGGTTTATATGCAGCTAAGGCACTGGCTCAAACTGGCAAATGGCACGTCATCATGGCTTGTCGTAATTTTCTTAAGACCGAAAAAGCAGCTCAAGCGGTAGGAATGTCCAAAGATAACTATACAATCATTCACTTGGACTTAGCTTCTTTAGATAGCGTTGGACAGTTTGTCAACCATTTTCGCGCCACAGGTAGATCCCTAGACGCTCTCCTTTGCAACGCGGCGATTTATATGCCTTTGTTAAAGAAACCTCTACGTAACGCAGACGGTTACGAATTGAGCGTTGCCACCAATCATCTGGGTCATTTTTTGCTGTGTAATCTACTGTTAGAAGACTTGCAGAAATCCACTCATGGAGAACCAAGATTAGTTATTCTTGGAACCGTTACCCATAATCCCGACGAATTAGGTGGAAAAATTCCCCCACGTCCGGACTTAGGGGAGCTCAAAGGAATGGAAGAAGGTTTCACCGAACCACATTCGATGATTGACGGTAAGAAATTTGAACCAGTTAAAGCGTATAAAGATAGTAAAGTGTGCAACGTTTTAACGATGTTAGAACTCCACAGACGCTATCACGAGCAAACGGGTATAGTTTTTAGTTCACTGTATCCTGGCTGTGTAGCTACTACTGCGCTCTTTCGCGATCATTATCCCCTATTTCAATTCCTGTTTCCTAAATTCCAGAAATATATTACCGGGGGATTTGTTTCGGAAGAATTAGCAGGACAAAGAGTTGCTGACGTAGTTAGCGATCCCAAATACAACCAATCGGGAGTTTACTGGAGTTGGGGTAATAGACAGAAAAAAGATCGAGAGTCTTTTATGCAAAAAGTATCCCCCGAAGCCAGGGATGAAGCCAAAGCGGAACGGTTATGGGAACTGAGCGCCAAATTAGTGGGACTAGAAACGGCTAATAAAAACTTACCTGTCTATTCTTAA
- a CDS encoding glycoside hydrolase family 10 protein produces the protein MKKARKFSWFVLILLLIVTGCTKITEAPPHQPQQEQVIKAVWLTHVGNAFYTYTGRLDDVLHQISRLNFNRVYVGVYNNGVTYPTRVSYRNRETNIPWFNPLNAAINLGKRQGLKIYAWYEYGLMLSPRDVLAQKHPDWLLAAGKVVNNCVWLDPSNPEVQQYFQNLFTEVAYLYPKLVGIQLDDHWSVPREFGDYSNQLTQLTAQVAATIKKIHPDWIISVSPNPPSFAYQQYNQNWLNWVYQGYANEVVVQIYRPTTEAVNQTLPSSGLFEASQYVPVAAGIYTGFSGRGLDIKSLGEVKQQVQAVQNQGYGYSLFTYEYTFGFLRLAKAKTKESFFR, from the coding sequence ATGAAAAAAGCTCGAAAATTTAGCTGGTTCGTCTTGATTTTGCTCCTGATAGTTACTGGTTGTACCAAAATTACAGAAGCTCCACCCCATCAACCTCAACAAGAGCAAGTAATTAAAGCAGTCTGGTTAACTCACGTTGGCAATGCTTTTTATACCTATACAGGAAGACTAGACGATGTTTTGCATCAAATTTCTCGCCTGAATTTTAATCGGGTTTACGTTGGTGTCTATAATAACGGTGTGACTTATCCAACTCGGGTTAGTTATCGCAATCGTGAAACTAATATACCCTGGTTTAACCCTTTGAATGCAGCGATTAATCTAGGTAAACGTCAAGGGTTAAAAATCTATGCTTGGTATGAATATGGTTTGATGCTAAGTCCCAGAGATGTTTTAGCTCAAAAGCATCCTGATTGGTTGTTAGCAGCTGGGAAGGTCGTTAATAATTGCGTTTGGTTAGATCCGAGCAACCCGGAAGTTCAACAATATTTCCAGAATTTATTTACCGAAGTAGCTTATCTTTATCCTAAGTTAGTGGGAATTCAACTAGATGATCATTGGTCTGTTCCCAGAGAATTCGGTGACTATAGTAATCAACTGACTCAGTTAACCGCTCAAGTTGCAGCAACCATAAAAAAAATTCATCCCGATTGGATTATTTCTGTTTCTCCCAACCCACCTAGTTTCGCTTATCAGCAATATAACCAAAACTGGTTGAATTGGGTTTATCAGGGTTATGCTAATGAAGTAGTTGTGCAGATTTATCGCCCGACTACGGAAGCGGTCAATCAAACTTTACCCTCTTCTGGTTTATTTGAGGCTAGTCAATACGTACCGGTAGCTGCGGGTATTTATACTGGTTTTAGTGGTCGCGGTTTAGATATTAAATCTTTAGGGGAGGTTAAACAACAAGTTCAAGCAGTGCAAAATCAGGGCTATGGCTATTCTTTGTTTACTTATGAGTATACTTTCGGCTTTTTGCGCCTAGCTAAAGCTAAAACCAAAGAATCTTTTTTTAGGTGA
- a CDS encoding fatty acyl-AMP ligase has protein sequence MKLEDKTLVKLLQWRGINEEQKCAYTFLVDGIREGEKITYGELDKVARAIAAKLQTHQAKGKRALLLYPAGLEVIKAFFGCLYAGVIAIPAPFPEASRLKRTMPRLHAIAKDAQVSFILASANILNQLDEYKQTLVDNQTAIYLDINEINLKLADAWQEPEITDSTLAYIQYTSGSTSTPKGVMLSHRNIMSQCKYIQQVCEYDENSVSVTWLPYFHDYGLVEGILEPLYNGTPCYIMSPFAFMKRPVNWLRAISNYQGTHTQAPNFAYDQCVTRVKPEDMSSLNLKNWRSAGNGAEPINPKVLDKFHQTYAPYGFQWQGACPAYGLAEATLMVSCCSPSLTPTISTFDGEALIKNKVVEASEGKFTRMITGCGPILPETKVLIVNPDSLTQCDLDEVGEIWVSSASVAEGYWQRTEATQETFVAYLADTEEGPFLRTGDLGFIKDGELYISSRLKDLIIIGGQNHYPHDLEWTVEQSHPSLRPNNNAAFSITVDGEEKLVIAQELERGSLQKGEETEICQVIRKLIAENHEISVYAILLLSRGSLPKTASGKIQRSLCGQFLQQDNSNVIASWTAENLTIKSAELSLEQKKILLQKLMHRKNYDVNL, from the coding sequence ATGAAACTTGAAGACAAGACACTAGTTAAACTATTGCAGTGGCGTGGGATTAATGAAGAACAGAAATGTGCTTACACTTTCCTTGTAGATGGTATACGTGAGGGAGAGAAAATTACTTATGGTGAACTAGATAAAGTGGCGCGAGCGATCGCAGCTAAACTGCAAACTCATCAAGCGAAAGGAAAAAGAGCACTTCTGCTTTATCCTGCAGGTTTAGAAGTTATCAAAGCTTTCTTTGGTTGTTTATACGCTGGCGTAATAGCGATACCGGCTCCTTTTCCAGAGGCTAGTAGACTAAAAAGAACGATGCCACGATTACATGCGATCGCCAAAGACGCTCAAGTATCTTTTATTTTGGCTAGTGCTAACATTCTTAATCAACTAGACGAATATAAACAAACGTTAGTAGACAATCAGACAGCTATATATTTGGATATTAATGAGATTAATTTAAAATTAGCCGATGCTTGGCAAGAACCTGAAATTACTGACAGCACTTTAGCATACATTCAATACACATCGGGATCTACCTCCACACCAAAAGGCGTCATGTTATCCCATCGCAATATAATGTCTCAATGCAAGTATATTCAACAAGTTTGTGAATATGACGAAAATAGCGTTAGTGTTACCTGGTTGCCTTATTTTCACGACTATGGTCTAGTAGAAGGGATTTTAGAACCCCTATACAATGGAACTCCTTGTTACATAATGTCTCCCTTTGCTTTCATGAAACGTCCCGTTAATTGGCTCAGAGCAATTTCCAATTATCAAGGTACCCACACTCAAGCCCCTAACTTTGCTTACGATCAATGTGTAACCAGAGTCAAACCAGAAGACATGAGTTCTTTAAACCTCAAAAACTGGCGTTCTGCTGGTAATGGTGCAGAGCCCATTAATCCCAAAGTATTGGATAAATTCCATCAAACTTATGCTCCCTATGGTTTTCAATGGCAGGGAGCTTGTCCTGCTTATGGTCTTGCCGAAGCAACTTTAATGGTATCGTGTTGCTCTCCCTCTTTAACCCCCACAATTAGCACTTTTGATGGAGAAGCATTAATCAAAAACAAAGTAGTTGAAGCATCTGAGGGAAAATTCACCAGAATGATAACTGGTTGCGGTCCGATTTTACCAGAAACTAAAGTATTGATTGTTAATCCAGATAGCTTAACTCAATGCGATCTTGACGAGGTGGGAGAAATTTGGGTTTCTTCTGCTAGTGTTGCTGAAGGCTATTGGCAACGCACTGAAGCTACTCAAGAAACCTTTGTCGCTTATCTTGCTGATACGGAGGAAGGACCATTTTTAAGAACAGGAGACCTAGGCTTTATCAAAGATGGAGAGCTATATATCAGTAGTCGGCTTAAAGATTTAATTATTATCGGGGGTCAAAATCATTATCCTCACGATTTAGAATGGACCGTTGAACAAAGTCATCCTTCCCTACGACCTAATAATAATGCAGCTTTCTCAATTACGGTAGATGGAGAAGAGAAATTAGTCATTGCTCAAGAACTAGAGCGTGGTTCGTTACAAAAAGGAGAGGAAACGGAAATTTGTCAAGTTATTCGCAAGTTAATCGCTGAAAATCACGAAATATCTGTTTATGCAATTTTGCTTCTATCTCGAGGTAGTTTACCCAAAACAGCGAGCGGAAAAATTCAACGCAGTCTTTGTGGGCAATTTTTGCAACAAGATAATTCTAACGTCATAGCTAGTTGGACCGCTGAGAATTTGACTATCAAATCTGCTGAATTATCTTTAGAACAAAAGAAAATTTTGTTACAAAAGCTAATGCACAGAAAAAATTACGATGTTAATCTATAA
- a CDS encoding acyl carrier protein: MSKEIAIKTWLVQWIAKTLELPESEINTSNSLLEYNLSSMTAMMIVGDLEQWLKIEIVPTLIWDYTSIDALTQYLATRVNSLTEINTNSDSLTDHINVEELSEEEIDALLAKMLK; this comes from the coding sequence ATGAGTAAAGAAATAGCAATCAAGACCTGGTTAGTTCAATGGATAGCCAAAACACTAGAATTACCAGAAAGTGAAATAAATACCAGTAATTCACTTTTAGAATACAATTTGAGCTCTATGACGGCAATGATGATCGTTGGAGATTTGGAACAATGGTTAAAAATTGAAATTGTTCCTACTCTAATTTGGGATTATACTTCGATTGATGCTCTAACTCAATATTTAGCTACACGAGTTAATTCATTAACCGAGATCAATACTAATAGCGATTCCTTAACAGATCATATCAATGTTGAGGAATTATCAGAAGAGGAAATTGATGCTTTACTTGCCAAAATGCTTAAATAA
- a CDS encoding condensation domain-containing protein: MKNSESLSLEQKRILLAEMLAQKSSVQSFPLSFGQERIWLHSQINPNDPLYNVTAAYEIHGKFSEEVLKSSLKIITKRHDSLRTKFSLVNNQPVQVVELDISCPLEIIDSSQERGDQLLAEAIKKPFNLNDCPLWCVKIVRYSPEHYVLLIVMNHIIGDGWSFYLFVEELKKLYEAKNASLPDLPNRYSDFAQKQRNCLTGETAARQMSYWKENLAGTVSTLKLPVNKLQTSIPSYQGKHEFLELSENVSQALRELSKKQGATLFMTLLAAFKTLMYIYSQQQDLLICFPVSGRHHPQSKDLIGYCNNILPIRSNLSGDLSFLELLTQVRQTALNAYKNQDIPFQSLSNLPNLRQTSLTKALFSVDMRWPPQLSLNQLEIESLYLHTGRVNFDISLSIWEELNHLKGVLEYKTDLFDHQVIEQLINDYRNLLETIVIDPQQKLSALGSCCQPAQKLSKISEDSKKAKYVAPRTPVEFQVTQIWEQVLGISPIGVQDNLFLLGASSLAAATIGQRIKETFAQELSVAAIFQAPTIEKTAELLLNNNLSLANSCLTPIQPNGNKPPLFLCEGVGIYSGLIPYLGDNQPIFGLIRDKNHQLFQIEKIAERYISTITEVQAKGPYYLGGISLGGLVAFEMAQQLVSQGEEVALLLLIDTPGPDPYSLKPFHLRLVGHLQNLWDFGFSYIPNKILKTRNKQLSKLARLLGLKVVERSSYRLEAVKSAKKYRFCPYDGSITLFALKDRSAMTDSLFDPKLGNVDPLLGWGKVAKGGVDAYYFLGEHISLLKEPYVEAVAEQLKDCLNRVQAKWPVKI; the protein is encoded by the coding sequence ATGAAAAACTCAGAAAGTCTTTCTTTAGAGCAAAAACGTATTCTACTAGCTGAAATGCTAGCCCAGAAATCTAGTGTCCAGTCATTTCCGCTTTCATTTGGACAAGAGCGCATCTGGTTGCACAGTCAAATTAACCCAAATGATCCTCTATACAACGTAACTGCTGCCTATGAAATACATGGTAAATTTAGTGAAGAAGTTTTGAAAAGTAGTCTGAAAATTATCACTAAACGTCATGACTCTTTGCGCACAAAGTTCTCCTTGGTTAATAATCAGCCCGTTCAGGTTGTTGAGTTGGATATCTCTTGTCCTTTAGAGATCATTGATTCAAGCCAAGAAAGAGGCGATCAACTATTAGCTGAAGCAATTAAAAAACCTTTTAACTTGAATGATTGTCCCTTATGGTGTGTAAAAATAGTACGCTATTCACCAGAGCATTATGTTTTACTAATCGTGATGAATCACATTATTGGCGATGGGTGGTCTTTTTATCTATTTGTAGAAGAGCTGAAAAAGCTTTATGAAGCAAAAAATGCTTCTTTACCTGATTTACCCAATCGATATAGTGACTTTGCTCAAAAACAGAGAAACTGTTTAACAGGAGAAACTGCAGCGCGTCAGATGTCTTACTGGAAGGAAAATTTAGCGGGTACCGTCTCAACTCTCAAGTTACCAGTTAACAAGCTTCAAACCAGTATACCTAGTTATCAGGGAAAACATGAATTTTTGGAGTTGTCCGAGAATGTTAGTCAAGCTTTAAGAGAGCTAAGTAAAAAACAGGGTGCTACTTTGTTTATGACTTTACTAGCGGCTTTTAAAACTTTAATGTATATTTACTCTCAACAGCAAGATTTGTTGATTTGTTTTCCTGTATCAGGTCGTCATCATCCTCAATCGAAAGATTTAATTGGATATTGCAATAATATTTTGCCAATTCGCAGCAATTTATCTGGCGATCTTAGCTTTTTGGAATTACTAACTCAAGTTCGTCAAACGGCGCTCAATGCTTATAAAAATCAAGATATTCCCTTCCAATCTTTGAGTAATTTACCCAATTTGAGGCAAACATCCCTAACCAAGGCCTTATTTTCTGTGGATATGCGTTGGCCACCTCAATTATCCCTAAATCAATTAGAAATAGAATCACTTTATCTGCATACTGGGAGAGTAAATTTTGATATTTCTCTATCGATTTGGGAAGAACTAAATCACCTGAAAGGAGTTTTAGAGTACAAAACAGATTTATTTGATCACCAAGTTATTGAACAGCTAATTAATGATTACCGAAATTTACTAGAAACTATAGTAATAGATCCTCAACAAAAGCTTTCTGCTCTGGGTTCTTGTTGTCAACCAGCTCAAAAGTTATCTAAAATCTCTGAAGATTCAAAGAAAGCTAAATATGTTGCCCCCAGAACTCCAGTAGAGTTTCAAGTTACTCAAATTTGGGAACAAGTTCTTGGTATTAGCCCGATTGGGGTTCAGGATAATTTATTTTTATTAGGAGCATCTTCTTTAGCTGCGGCAACTATTGGTCAACGCATTAAAGAGACTTTTGCCCAAGAATTGTCTGTGGCAGCTATTTTTCAAGCGCCAACAATTGAAAAAACTGCTGAGCTACTTTTGAACAATAATTTATCTTTAGCTAATTCTTGTTTGACTCCCATACAACCTAACGGGAATAAACCTCCTTTGTTTCTCTGTGAAGGGGTGGGTATCTACTCTGGTCTAATTCCTTACCTAGGAGACAATCAGCCAATTTTTGGCTTAATAAGAGATAAAAATCATCAGTTATTTCAGATTGAAAAGATCGCCGAACGTTATATTAGCACAATTACTGAAGTACAAGCTAAAGGACCTTATTATTTAGGAGGAATTTCTTTAGGAGGACTTGTGGCTTTTGAGATGGCGCAACAGTTAGTTTCTCAAGGGGAAGAAGTAGCTTTGTTGCTACTGATAGACACTCCTGGACCTGATCCATATTCTTTAAAGCCCTTTCATCTGCGTCTTGTAGGTCACCTACAAAATTTATGGGATTTTGGTTTTTCCTACATTCCTAACAAAATATTAAAAACTAGAAACAAACAGTTATCTAAATTAGCTCGTTTACTCGGTTTAAAAGTAGTTGAACGAAGTTCTTACAGACTTGAAGCGGTAAAAAGTGCCAAAAAATATAGATTTTGTCCCTATGATGGTTCGATTACCTTGTTCGCTCTCAAAGATCGCTCAGCCATGACCGATAGTCTTTTTGATCCCAAGTTAGGAAATGTAGATCCATTATTGGGCTGGGGGAAAGTGGCTAAAGGTGGAGTTGATGCGTATTACTTTCTGGGAGAACATATATCCCTTCTAAAAGAACCTTATGTAGAAGCTGTGGCGGAACAGTTGAAAGACTGCTTGAATAGAGTACAAGCTAAGTGGCCCGTTAAAATTTGA